DNA from Halorarum salinum:
GAACTCGATCGTCGATCAAGCGATGACCCAGCAGGACTTCGACGCGTTCACCCTGAACTGGGCCGGTCGGGCCGAACGGCTCGATCCCGACGTCTTCAGTTACTCGCTGCACCACTCCTCACAGACCGACAAGGGGTCGTACAACCACATCAACTACGTGAACTCCGAGTACGACGAGTACGCCGAAACACAACGGGAGACGTACGACGAGGAGGAACGGCGCGAGGCCGTGATGAAGTGTCAGGAGATCTTCGCCGAGGACCAGCCGCGGACGCCGATCGCGAACCAGACGCAGGCGATGCCCTACCTTGAGGACCGGTTCGACGAGGTCGTGAACATGATGGGAGAGGGGTTGATGTCCTTCTGGACGGCGGTCGACTCGGTCCCGGCCGACGGGGTCGAGCAAATCAGCCTCGGCTACCCGTCCGACGTCAACAACCTGAACCCGGTCGACGGGGCGGCGACCCACGACACGCAGACGATGCGGCTGATCTACGACAAACTCGTCCGGATCGACAGGGACGGCACCACCCGCAACTGGCTCGCAGAAGAGATCGAGGAGGTCGACGACACGACGATCAGGGCCACGATCCGGGAGGGAGAACAGTGGCACGACGGGGAGGATCTGACGATCGAGGACGTGAAGTTCTCCTTCGACTACCTGGGTGAACACTCGTCCGTCCTCGGTGGATTCATCGACACCCTCGAGTCGACCGAGATCGTCGACGATCGAACGGTCGAGTTCTCGTTCGAGGAGCCGTTCGCGCCGTTCATCCCGATCGGTCTCGGGCAGGTGTTCATCATCCCGCAACACATCTGGGAGGGGGTCCCCGACGACCTCGACGGCGTCTCGGAACCCGTCGAGTGGGAGAACCCCGAACCCGTCGGCAGCGGGCCGTTCAAGTTCGTCGAGTGGAACCGCGACGAGCAGATGACCCTCGAAGCGAACGAGGATCACTTCAACCCGCCAAACATCCAGGAGCTCATCAAGGTCCCGGGCGCCGACATGCAGAGTCTAGTGCGACTCGTCGAGGACGAGTCGCTCGACATGATCGGATGGGTCGCGGGTCCCGACACGGTCAACCGCCTCGACTCCGAGGTCGATCACGTCGGCATCAGTTCGATCGACAGCCACGGGTGGTACCACATCAACTACCAGCTCGACCGCGCCCCGTTCGACGACGTCGCCGTCAGGCATGCCCTCGCGGACGCGATTCCGAAACAGGACATCGTCGACATCGTGATGGACGGGATGGCGTCCGTGGCTCACACGTTCATGGCGGAGGTCAACGAGTTCTGGCACAACCCGGACGTGATGGAGTTCGGGGACGACATAGAGGGAGCGCAGGCGACGCTCGAGGAGGCGGGCTACACGCTCCAGAATGGCCGACTCTACTACCCGGAGGAGTAGCGTGCGTGGGAACGACTCACTCGCCCACGAGCGAGCGGAGGACGCGTCACCGTCGGTCGTACGGCGACGGCGGTGCTCGCACGCGGGTTCACGGGAGGGGCGTCGATAATGGGGCTCCAGGAGTTCGTCGTTCGACGCATCGCCCAGTTGATCTTCACGTTCTGGGTGTTCGTCACCATCCTCTTCGTCCTGTTCAGGGCGGCGCCGGGGGACCCGACCTCGATGTTCGTCGGGCAGGGGATGTCCGCGGAGGCACGCGAAGAGACGATACAGCGCCTCGGCCTGAACGAACCGCTCCACGTGCAGTACTTCGACTACATGGGCCAGTTGCTGACGGGGAACTTCGGGACCTCCTTCCGGTACAACGAACCGGTCTGGGACATCCTCGTCGTGAAGTTCTGGAACACCATCATTCTGATGGGGTCAGCGCTGGTGCTCGCGTACGTGCTCGGCGTCACGTTCGGCGCCCTGCTGGGGTGGTATCGGGGAACGTCGTTCGAACGCGGCGGGATCATCGTCGCGCTGATGGCCCGCTCCTCGCCGGAGTTCTGGACGGGAATCATCGTGCTTTCGATCTTCTCGTTCTGGCTCGGCGTGTTCCCCTCCGGGGGGATGCGTTCCATCGGAGTGGAGACCACGAGTTTCGCGGGGAGGTACCTCGCCTGGGACTTCGTCTACCACATGGTCCTCCCGATGCTGGCGGGCGCCATCTACTACATGGCGACGCCGATGCTGCTGATGCGGAACACGATGCTGGACGTGCTGAAAGCCGACTTCATCGAGATCAAGAAGGCGGAGGGACTCCCCGAGAGTCAGGTCCTGTTCCGGCACGCGGCCAGGAACTCGGTGCTGCCGCTGGTCACCGTCATGGCGCTCGTATCGGGAACCGCGATCGGCGGCTCCCTGGTCATCGAGACGGTGTTCAACTGGCCGGGGATGGGGCGGGAGATGGTCCAGTCCATCAACTACAACGACTACCCCGTCGCCATGGGGTCGTTCTTCCTCATGGGGTCGGTGGTCATCGTCATGAACTTCCTGGCCGACCTGGCGTACGGCTTCCTCGATCCACGGGTGCAGTATGATTGAGACGATGAACGGGACGTGCACGACGGAACGACCGGGCGTCGCAGCGACGGCCGGGAGGTGTAGCGATGGGAACTGACGATGGACGGGCCGAGCTCCCGGACTCACTCTCCGGCGGTGCTGGAGGGTTGACGTCGACCGAGCGGCTCGTCAAGCAGGTGTCCGGCATCGTCGGGGTGCTGTGGAACAACCGGATGGGACAGGCCGGCGTGGGCATCCTCTTCGTCTTCGTACTGCTCGGGGTGTTCGGCCCGTACCTCGCTCCACACGACCCGACCGTGATCAACCGCGCCAGCGACGGCTCGGCGCTTCGGCTCGCGGAGCCGTCCCTCACCCATCCACTGGGAACGACGAACCTGGGGCGCGACGTCGCATCGCAGGTGATCCTGGGCGCTCGAGTGTCGCTACTCATCGGGTTCTTCGCGGCGTTCATCGCCGTGTTCATCGGCCTGAACATCGGCCTCGTCAGCGGATACTTCGGCGGCTGGGTGGACGACGGGCTGATGCGCCTCACGGACATCGCCTACGGGCTTCCGTTCCTCCCGTTCGTCCTCGTCCTGGTGTTCCTGCTGGGGCCGAGTCTCAGGAGCATTGCCATCGTCATCAGCCTGCTCCTCTGGCGCTCGACCGCCCGCGTGATCCGATCGCAGGTTCTCAGTCACAAACAGCGCCCGTACGTCGAGTCGGCGCGGGCCATCGGCGCGAGTGACTTCCGGATCATGTACTATCACATCCTCCCGAACGTTCTCCCGCTCGCGTTCCTCTACGGTTCGTTTTCGGTGGCGTGGGCGGTGATCGGGGAGGCGAGCATCTCGTTCCTGGGGTTCGGCGACCCCACCATGACGTCGTGGGGACAGATGCTCTTCGACGCCTACAGCGCCGGCGCCATCCGGTTCGCGTGGTGGTGGGTAGCGCCACCCGGGATCTGTATCATGCTGATGGTGATGTCCGTGTTCTTCATCGGACGTGCGCTCGAGCAGGTGACTAACCCAGAACTCCGCCATTCCGAGTAGAATGAGTACACTACGAACCGACCGGACGGGAACGTCCGACCGAAACCGGGTGCAGTTGCGGGCGCGTCGACGCGCCTCGAGACACGCGACGCGATTCCAGCGGGGGAAACCGCCCGCATGACGCTGATACGACTCGACGGACTGAAGACGTACTACCGTACGGAGGAGGGGGACGTCGCTGCGGCGGACGGCGTGTCGCTGTCGGTGTCTCCCAACGAGACGTTGGGACTCGTCGGCGAAAGCGGCAGCGGAAAGACGACCGTCGCCAAGTCGATCATCCGACTCCTCCCCGACAACGGGGAGATCGTCGACGGAACGATCGAGTATCGGGACGAGAACGTCACGGAAATGTCGATGAAGGAGGTGCGACGGAACCTCCGCTGGAAGGAGATCTCGATGATCCCGCAGAACGCGATGAACGGGTTCGACCCCGTCCAAACCGTCTGCGATCAGATCGTCGAGGCGATCCGGGCGCACGAACCGGACACCTCCCGAGCCGAGGCCCGTTCGCGGGCCGAGGACCTGTTCGAGGAACTCGGACTCGACGCGGAGCGGATCGACGACTACCCCCACCAGTTCTCGGGCGGGATGGCCCAGCGGGCGATGATCGCGCTCGCGCTGGCGGTCAGCCCCTCGGTCGTCCTCGCGGACGAACCGACGACCGCACTGGACGTGGTGATCCAGGACCGAATCCTGGGGACCATCTCGGACCTCCAGGAGGAGTACGACACCGCGATGATACTGATCACCCACGACATGTCCGTCGTCTCGGAAACCTGCGACAGGATCGCGGTTATGTACGGCGGGCGCGTCGTGGAGTCGGCCGACGCGGACACGATCATCAGGAACCCCCGTCACCCGTACACCCTCGGGCTCAGAAACGCGTTTCCCGACATCACTGCGGACTCACAGGAGCTCATCTCGATCCCGGGCACGCCGCCCGAGCTCACCGACCCCGACGAGGGCTGCCGGTTCGCCCCGCGGTGTCCGTTCGCCGAGGAGCGGTGCTGGGAGGAGACACCGGAACCGGAGGAGTTCGGGGAGGGACACGTCGTCGAGTGCCACCGCGCGGACGAAGCCGACCTGCTCCGCGAGGAGGCCAGCAAACGGGAAACGTGGCAGGAACTACGCGAGCAAGCGGAACGAGCGGCGTTCGATGGGGGCAGCGATGAGTGACGGACGAGCGGTCGCCCCCGAGGACGCCAAGCTCGCCGTCGAGAACCTCTACAAGCACTTCCCCGTCAACGAGGGCATCGTCTCCCGGCTCTTCAATCGGGGCGACCGGGAGCACGTTCACGCCGTGGACGGCGTCTCCCTCTCGGTGAAGGAGGGCGAGACGTTCGGCCTGGCGGGCGAGTCGGGCTGCGGGAAGACGACGCTCGGGAAGACCGCGATCCGTCTTCACGACCCCACGGACGGACGGATCTTCTTCGACGGGGAGGACGTGAGCCAGTTCACCGACGACGAACTGTTCGACTTCCGTCGGGAGGCGCAGGTCATCCATCAGGACCCGTATCAGTCCCTGAATCCGAAGTGGACCGTCTACCGCTGGGTGAGGGAGCCGCTCGACGTCCACGGCATCGGGACGCCGGAGGAGCGAGCGAACAAGGTCTACGAGACCCTCGAGAACGCCGGGCTCCGGCCGGCACAGGCGTACGCCGAGGAGTACCCCTCGGAACTGAGCGGCGGGGAACGCCAGCGGGTCGGCATCGCCCGTGCGCTGGCGCTGG
Protein-coding regions in this window:
- a CDS encoding ABC transporter permease, translated to MGTDDGRAELPDSLSGGAGGLTSTERLVKQVSGIVGVLWNNRMGQAGVGILFVFVLLGVFGPYLAPHDPTVINRASDGSALRLAEPSLTHPLGTTNLGRDVASQVILGARVSLLIGFFAAFIAVFIGLNIGLVSGYFGGWVDDGLMRLTDIAYGLPFLPFVLVLVFLLGPSLRSIAIVISLLLWRSTARVIRSQVLSHKQRPYVESARAIGASDFRIMYYHILPNVLPLAFLYGSFSVAWAVIGEASISFLGFGDPTMTSWGQMLFDAYSAGAIRFAWWWVAPPGICIMLMVMSVFFIGRALEQVTNPELRHSE
- a CDS encoding ABC transporter ATP-binding protein translates to MTLIRLDGLKTYYRTEEGDVAAADGVSLSVSPNETLGLVGESGSGKTTVAKSIIRLLPDNGEIVDGTIEYRDENVTEMSMKEVRRNLRWKEISMIPQNAMNGFDPVQTVCDQIVEAIRAHEPDTSRAEARSRAEDLFEELGLDAERIDDYPHQFSGGMAQRAMIALALAVSPSVVLADEPTTALDVVIQDRILGTISDLQEEYDTAMILITHDMSVVSETCDRIAVMYGGRVVESADADTIIRNPRHPYTLGLRNAFPDITADSQELISIPGTPPELTDPDEGCRFAPRCPFAEERCWEETPEPEEFGEGHVVECHRADEADLLREEASKRETWQELREQAERAAFDGGSDE
- a CDS encoding ABC transporter substrate-binding protein, which translates into the protein MRKTTKTRRDVLRKTAGAGSAGISLALAGCGGSGGGNGGGGGAGDPVDPIELIVTTQDYDPVRYEFGNLIADNWRELGFEVEVNPLAWNSIVDQAMTQQDFDAFTLNWAGRAERLDPDVFSYSLHHSSQTDKGSYNHINYVNSEYDEYAETQRETYDEEERREAVMKCQEIFAEDQPRTPIANQTQAMPYLEDRFDEVVNMMGEGLMSFWTAVDSVPADGVEQISLGYPSDVNNLNPVDGAATHDTQTMRLIYDKLVRIDRDGTTRNWLAEEIEEVDDTTIRATIREGEQWHDGEDLTIEDVKFSFDYLGEHSSVLGGFIDTLESTEIVDDRTVEFSFEEPFAPFIPIGLGQVFIIPQHIWEGVPDDLDGVSEPVEWENPEPVGSGPFKFVEWNRDEQMTLEANEDHFNPPNIQELIKVPGADMQSLVRLVEDESLDMIGWVAGPDTVNRLDSEVDHVGISSIDSHGWYHINYQLDRAPFDDVAVRHALADAIPKQDIVDIVMDGMASVAHTFMAEVNEFWHNPDVMEFGDDIEGAQATLEEAGYTLQNGRLYYPEE
- a CDS encoding ABC transporter permease; protein product: MGLQEFVVRRIAQLIFTFWVFVTILFVLFRAAPGDPTSMFVGQGMSAEAREETIQRLGLNEPLHVQYFDYMGQLLTGNFGTSFRYNEPVWDILVVKFWNTIILMGSALVLAYVLGVTFGALLGWYRGTSFERGGIIVALMARSSPEFWTGIIVLSIFSFWLGVFPSGGMRSIGVETTSFAGRYLAWDFVYHMVLPMLAGAIYYMATPMLLMRNTMLDVLKADFIEIKKAEGLPESQVLFRHAARNSVLPLVTVMALVSGTAIGGSLVIETVFNWPGMGREMVQSINYNDYPVAMGSFFLMGSVVIVMNFLADLAYGFLDPRVQYD
- a CDS encoding ABC transporter ATP-binding protein — translated: MSDGRAVAPEDAKLAVENLYKHFPVNEGIVSRLFNRGDREHVHAVDGVSLSVKEGETFGLAGESGCGKTTLGKTAIRLHDPTDGRIFFDGEDVSQFTDDELFDFRREAQVIHQDPYQSLNPKWTVYRWVREPLDVHGIGTPEERANKVYETLENAGLRPAQAYAEEYPSELSGGERQRVGIARALALDPSFLLADEPASMLDVSIRASILDLFEDLQAEFGLTAVYISHDLSLLKHMCDRIGVMYAGKLVEVGPTERIISDPKHPYTRALVGSMPIIDPDVDREPVNLEGEVPDLTETMERCRFYDRCPEAMPRCQDGEPPMFPVDGDRHARCVLYDEHASAETTEITKTV